The genomic region TAGACCTTCGTTGCCGGCGAAACCTTGTGAATCATCGTAATAAACATCTCCTCTTGACCAATTCGTATTTCCATTAGAAGAGGGTACTGCTATACCATTATCGAGCGCATAAATTGAAATGCTGGTGTATTTTCCGCGTCCCGATCTTACCTTATGCGTATAGGTTTTATTGAATACTTTAGGAGCCGATGGTCGGTCTAAAATCGTCCAGGTTTCTATGCTGGTATTAAAATTACTGATATAGTCCAAATCGCCATCAGGAACGGTGAAAAAGAAACCTTGATAAGAAGTATTCGGATAAGATGGTGTAAACGCGTAATTGTTGCGTGCTACAGCATTAACGGATGTCGCTATTAACTCCTTTTGCGAAAACGCTCCATTTTTCAAATTAAAGACTCCTTTTTTAAGCGTATTTGCCGCAACGCGAATATAGGGGCGTGCTGTAGCATTTCCAAGATAAGCGGCGTGATTTACTTTACCATTAAAACTTGATAAGTTTACCGAAAAACCCACCATAGCCATGGCATGCTTAAATGTAATCTTAACGTCCGTATTGGTTGTTTGAGTTGTTGAAGTTGCTGTTGTAAAGGTTCCAGAAGCATACAAAAAGTCTTCATTCTCCACGTTGAACTGCGGATTCGCTAGACTAGCCTGAGAAAGCGCTGGTAGCGGATCTGTTGCGTAATAGGAATAAGCATACCAACTATACGTTTTTCCTTGCTGTAGATTAGACGCCACTGGCAAAGTGCTACTACCGGCAACCCCATCGACAGATTCAACGAATTGACCATTACTATCGTAAACCAATACTCTGAAGGTTACCCCTGCTGTAAGCTGTCTCCCTGTTGGGAACCCGGCAGGGATGTAAGAATCGGGATATACTGGGGCTACCGCATATTTTTCAATGGATGATTTCGACTCTTTTACTTTGATATTTTTCGTCGAGTTTCCACCGAATTCTTCGGTTAAAATATAGCTATCAAACTCACCTCCTCGAATCAAGGTATCGTTCGATTGAAAAAGGGATTGACTATTGGATTTTAGCATGCCTGTGTTTGAAACACTAACCGGGCTCTCAGCTTCAGCACCTTCCAATTCTGTCTCGCCCTCCACAGTGAATGACACCTTTATCCCGGCAGCAGACTGATCCGAAATAGTTTCTTTTTTACAGGAAAACAATAATACGAATAGTGGGATGAAAAGTAAATATGATTTCATTTTTACAATAGTTAAATTAAATAGGCTTACCAGTTTTCGACCCCCAATACATGCGGATTATCATTTGCGTCATTTGGCGTGACATTCCAAGCTTCAACATCCGGCGAATTCGTAGCAGAAGGACCAATAAATGAGGCGGTAGCAGAACCTGTCGCTATAGAATGCTCATGACAAACTATACTTACGACAAGCCTAGGTGGTTCGTAGTTAAATTTCATATTTCAAATTAGTGTGAGTCGCAAAACTAACTGCTTAAATGGAATATTTTTTACAAACTTTTTATTAATTACTATATCGTAGTGAAAATCTTACAATAAACTAGTCTAAAAAAATAAAATATCACAAAAGCATAAAATTACACTCCTAGTTTATTTTTGTAAGTAGGTTTGATGAAGCCATGTTTTTGGGGACTATCGAAACTAATTTCATTAATTGCGATAGGTTCAAAGGTATTAAAAAGAGAAAGGGATGCAATCTGGCAATTACATCCCTAACTATTAACCAATTATAAACTTAAATTATGAGACAACAAATATAGAAATTTTTCTAATACTGTTCAAATAATTTTGCATGTTTTTGCATGTTTTATCTATCTGTCGACTTCACCAAGCACAATATCGATTGATCCTAATATTGCTATTAAATCAGCAATGAGCACCCCTTTTCCCAGTTCAGGCAGGACTGAGAGGTTGTTAAAACTTGGTCCTCTTGCTTTTACGCGTCTTGGAATATCTGTTTTCTCTGCTGTTACGAAATAAAACCCGAGCTCTCCTTTGGGGTTTTCTGCGCGAACATAGTAGTCTTGCACTTTTAGGTTGACTTTCTTCGGAACCAACGCGCGGGGATCAAAATCTGTTGTCCGTTTAAAATCAGTTTCTAATCGAGTAATACATTGCTCAATAATCTTTACGGACTCTTTGATCTCATCGACGCGTACTTTATAACGATCCCAACAATCGCCTAGTTTTCCCATCTCCCCTTTTCCGACAGGGATTTCAAAGTCTATTTCCGGATATACAGAATAAGCATCTACCCTTCTAAGGTCCCACTTTACGCCGGAAGCACGAAGCATTGGACCGGTGCAACCATAATTGATTGCCACATCCGCTGGCAACACCCCAATATTGGCCGTCCGGGAAATAAAAATTTGATTATTGGAGAGCAGGTCATCCAATTCGACTAACTTAGGCTTGAAATAGTCTATAAATTCCTGACAACGTGCTTCGAAATTAACGGGAACATCGTAAAACAGTCCTCCGATCCAAATATAGTTATATAGCATTCTGGATCCCGATGCCCATTCCAACATATTCATGATATGTTCGCGATCGCGAAAGCACCACATAAATGGTGTAAAGGCACCAATATCGATACCATAGGTTCCAATGGCAATCAAATGAGATGCGATACGGTTAAGTTCGCATACTAAGACCCGTATATATTCAATTCGCTTTGGTATTTTCTTCTCTATTCCAAGCATTCGTTCTACACCCATAACAAAGGCATGGCTGTTGTTCATAGATGCTAGATAGTCTAGCCTATCCGTAAAAGGAATGCTCTTGGTATAATTGATGGATTCAGCATGCTTATCAAAACAGCGATGTAAGTATCCTAGATGCGGGATAATATCTTTGACGATTTCTCCGTCAGTAATCAGCTCTAATCGCAGGACGCCATGCGTGGAAGGGTGCTGCGGCCCCATGTTGATGACCATTTCTTGGGAGGATACATTAGCAATCTTCTGTTCGTAATTCCTCAAGCCAGCTTCGTATTGTTCTTTCCCCATCTTACTTAACTGTTATTCCGTGAAAGGTTTCCGGATCCTCATAATCTTTGCGTAGCGGATAGCCTTGCCAATCATCCGGCATCAAAATTCTTCGCAGATCGGGATGCCCTTCAAAGTATATTCCCATGAGATCGAAGGCTTCGCGCTCATGCCAATCGGCAGTGCGCCAAATTTCAGAAACCGAAGGTAAACTGGGCAAAGCATCTGCCTGGCGCTCATTCTCCAATTTAACCTTTAGCACCAATTGCTTTTGGTAAGGAATCGAGGTGAGATGGTAGACAACTTCGAAATAATTTGCCGGATAATAATCCACAGCGGCAATATCAGCGAGAAGATCAAAATAATAACCTGCAGTATCTCGCAAGAACAAGCAGACCTGCTTGAGATAGCTA from Sphingobacterium sp. BN32 harbors:
- a CDS encoding NADH-quinone oxidoreductase subunit D, which codes for MGKEQYEAGLRNYEQKIANVSSQEMVINMGPQHPSTHGVLRLELITDGEIVKDIIPHLGYLHRCFDKHAESINYTKSIPFTDRLDYLASMNNSHAFVMGVERMLGIEKKIPKRIEYIRVLVCELNRIASHLIAIGTYGIDIGAFTPFMWCFRDREHIMNMLEWASGSRMLYNYIWIGGLFYDVPVNFEARCQEFIDYFKPKLVELDDLLSNNQIFISRTANIGVLPADVAINYGCTGPMLRASGVKWDLRRVDAYSVYPEIDFEIPVGKGEMGKLGDCWDRYKVRVDEIKESVKIIEQCITRLETDFKRTTDFDPRALVPKKVNLKVQDYYVRAENPKGELGFYFVTAEKTDIPRRVKARGPSFNNLSVLPELGKGVLIADLIAILGSIDIVLGEVDR
- a CDS encoding NADH-quinone oxidoreductase subunit C, with translation MIEKIHHDLQKHIHADAVLEVQQSGLQPALYIDPSYLKQVCLFLRDTAGYYFDLLADIAAVDYYPANYFEVVYHLTSIPYQKQLVLKVKLENERQADALPSLPSVSEIWRTADWHEREAFDLMGIYFEGHPDLRRILMPDDWQGYPLRKDYEDPETFHGITVK